CACAGATCGCTGAGAAGCCGCCGCAGGCCAGCACCGTCGACATGGCGAGCCCGCCGCGGCGGTGGCCGAGCCAGGCGTAGGCGGCGCCGTAGAGCTCGCTCGCGAGGCCGGAGCGGCCGACGAAGTTGCCCATGAGCACGAACAGCGGAATCACCGACAGACCGTATTCCTGCGTGGTGTAGACCACGTGGCTCGACACCATCGAGAGCGGCACTTTCCAGCGGAAGTCGAAGAAATTCTCGAAGGTCAGGCCGCGTTCAATGGCGAAGCCGAAGAACCCCACCAGCCCCATGGCGAAGGCGATTGGCACGCGCACGAGGATCAAGAGGCCGAGGACGGCGAAACCGATCAACGCAGAAATCATGCGGCTTCCGAGGGGTTGGGGCGACCTCAGGTCGCGTTGGCGTCGTCCGGGGTGTGCGGGCCGAGGCAGCGCCACAGGCAGACGAGGGCGGTGAGCGACAAACACCCGACCGCAAAGTACTGCACGTAGCCGACCGGGAGCTGCAGGTACTCGGACAACTCGTTGCGCTTGACCGAGCGCGCTGCGAGCCGCCAGACACCGAACGCGAGGGCGGCGTGGATCGCGGCGAGGGCGCCGTAGAGCAGCCGGTGCGCGAGCATGGCGACGCGCGGTGGCACGCGCCAGGTGATCAGTTCAACAATCACGTGGCCGCCGGTCAGTGTGACCAGCGGCAGGGCGCAGAACACCAGCGCCGACAACATGAACTCGGTCAGCTCGGTGCCGCCCTTGAGTGGGCTGTTGAACAGGTAGCGACCGACCACGTCGACCGCGGTCATGACCATCAGCGCCATCAACACAATGGCGCCGAGGTCGGCCATGCGGTCAGCGAGACGGCGCATGGCGTGCGGTGCGGTGTGCGGTCATACCGGCTCAGTTCTCGAGCGACTGGGCGGTGTCGCGGTAGAAGCTGATCGCCGCGTCGAGGTCGACGCCGCTGTCCGCGACTTTCGCCTTGAAGCTGTCGTCGAGGTCGGCGGTGAGGTCGGCGAGGGCGTCGATGTCGGCCTGGCCCATGTCGACCACGTTGTTGCCGGCTTCGCGCGCCTGCTTGAGGCCGGCCTTGTCATTCGCTTCCCAGACCGAGCCTGCGAGCTTGGACAGCGCTTCACCCGAGACGCTCATCAGCGCGTCCTGGTCTTCGGCCGAGAGGTCGGCGAAGAAGTCCTCGTTCATGAAGATGCCGAAGCTGCCGAGGTACATGCCGCCCGGGAACAGGTAGAGGTTCGGTGCGACTTCGGAGAGGCGCAGGGTCGCCTGCTCGCCCGCCGGCATGAACACGCCGTCGGCCACGCCTTGCTGCAGGATTTCGTAGACCTTCGAGCCCGGTGCCGGCACCGGTGTGATGCCCATGCGCTCGGCCAACACCGACTGGATGCCGCCGCCCACGCGGATCTTCTTGCCCTTCATGTCGGCCAGGGATTCGATCGGGTTGGTCATGTGGATCTGACCCGGGCCGTGGGTGAACAGCGCGATCAGCTTGAGCCCCTCGTGCTCGCCAGCGTCCGCGAGGTACTGCTCGTGTGTGCGCCAGTAGGCGACAGAGGCCGCACCCGCGCCGGCGTTGGCGCCGGGAAGCTCGGCGAGTTCGGTCAGGCGGAAACGGCCCGGCACGTAGCCGTGAAAGCTCCAGCCGACATCGTAGGTGCCGTCTTCGACCTGGTCGAAGATCGCCTTCGGGTGGCCGTTGTGGTACTCGAGCTTGGCCGTCAGGCGGCCGTCGCTGGCTTCCTCGAGCTGGGTTTTCCAGGTCTCGAGCACGACGGAGTTCTGTGGGTGTGCCGGCGACAACCAGGTGCCGATGCTGATGGTGGTTTGCGCCTGCGCCTGCGTGCCGAGCAGCAGGGCGGCGAGCAGGCCGAGTTTGAGTTTCATGGCAATCTCCTGATGGGTGAGGGGGTGGCGGTGCGGGCGCACCGCAGGCTTCGCGTCGTCGCGACGCGGAGAACGGGGAAATGGTAGGCACTGGCTCTGGCAACAATCAAGCGATCAGCCCCCGTCTCGTGCGAGCGCTTCGCGCGCGCCGCCGAGGATGATGTCGAAGGCGAGCTGACTGTATCGATCCCGACTCATCGAGCCGCCGGGCCGGAACCACATG
The nucleotide sequence above comes from Pseudomonadota bacterium. Encoded proteins:
- a CDS encoding TRAP transporter substrate-binding protein, whose amino-acid sequence is MKLKLGLLAALLLGTQAQAQTTISIGTWLSPAHPQNSVVLETWKTQLEEASDGRLTAKLEYHNGHPKAIFDQVEDGTYDVGWSFHGYVPGRFRLTELAELPGANAGAGAASVAYWRTHEQYLADAGEHEGLKLIALFTHGPGQIHMTNPIESLADMKGKKIRVGGGIQSVLAERMGITPVPAPGSKVYEILQQGVADGVFMPAGEQATLRLSEVAPNLYLFPGGMYLGSFGIFMNEDFFADLSAEDQDALMSVSGEALSKLAGSVWEANDKAGLKQAREAGNNVVDMGQADIDALADLTADLDDSFKAKVADSGVDLDAAISFYRDTAQSLEN
- a CDS encoding TRAP transporter small permease, translating into MRRLADRMADLGAIVLMALMVMTAVDVVGRYLFNSPLKGGTELTEFMLSALVFCALPLVTLTGGHVIVELITWRVPPRVAMLAHRLLYGALAAIHAALAFGVWRLAARSVKRNELSEYLQLPVGYVQYFAVGCLSLTALVCLWRCLGPHTPDDANAT